Proteins encoded within one genomic window of Drosophila willistoni isolate 14030-0811.24 chromosome XL unlocalized genomic scaffold, UCI_dwil_1.1 Seg141, whole genome shotgun sequence:
- the LOC6648436 gene encoding protein SMG9: MAENHRRRFRNKKRDDARQQQQQEMLGAPVTIARRDDPRVGLLQPRILLKKDQYQQQQQQQQQQLERETKVGTSASSSSGYQDTHSSFKTFIVNRSQDARNSSERCPATTAPSNSSVCAALVSSSSGSSSAISMGKDKANANGQDTATPMRMTRPTPLTLANGVFNANARKLFYKTNTDFTVIGILGAQGVGKSSLLNLLSSDYGMDYDYYQRLFSSDADNCTFLTRHKSKSIHKNILRPRTENLQFFITKERFILLDTPPLMSAGPSNQSGLKETDYHDLQSLATICHLLNVCHILIIAVDEVNLEQFHLINAALRLRPQSLGKGLVKDYLPHVLFVRTRAQRQHFEQTTRERLDQQLIQLYSQTGLHIYRGRGETRCLNSLVMPEINGNGATVFHPNLGEVVRQFRERVLGTTRSSAMCQGNDFSETMWFEMLAESFRKGTQHFEKIYADLKVRHLDAWKQRRNDSWRNFGCGDC; encoded by the coding sequence aTGGCTGAGAACCATCGAAGGCGCTTTCGCAATAAGAAACGCGATGATGCTCgtcaacaacagcagcaggagatGCTGGGTGCTCCAGTCACCATAGCCCGTCGTGATGATCCACGTGTTGGACTGCTGCAGCCCAGAATATTGCTGAAAAAGGATCAataccagcagcagcagcaacaacaacaacagcagttGGAGCGAGAAACGAAAGTCGGTACTAGCGCCAGCAGTAGCAGCGGTTACCAGGACACACACAGTTCCTTCAAAACATTCATCGTCAATCGCAGTCAGGATGCTAGAAACAGCAGTGAAAGGTGTCCAGCAACAACCGCCCCCTCAAACTCATCGGTGTGTGCGGCCCTGGTGAGCTCTAGTTCTGGTTCCTCCTCAGCCATCTCCATGGGCAAGGATAAAGCCAATGCGAATGGTCAGGACACCGCAACACCGATGCGTATGACACGACCAACACCCTTAACATTGGCCAATGGCGTGTTCAATGCCAATGCACGGAAATTATTTTACAAGACCAATACGGATTTCACTGTGATTGGCATTCTGGGGGCCCAAGGTGTAGGCAAATCCTCACTGCTCAATTTACTGTCATCGGACTATGGCATGGACTATGATTACTATCAGCGTTTGTTTTCTTCGGATGCTGATAATTGTACATTCCTAACTAGACACAAGAGCAAGTCCATCCATAAGAACATATTGCGGCCTCGCACAGAGAATTTGCAGTTTTTCATTACCAAAGAACGGTTTATCTTGTTGGATACTCCGCCCCTGATGAGCGCTGGCCCAAGCAACCAAAGTGGGCTAAAGGAAACCGACTATCATGATCTTCAATCACTTGCCACCATCTGCCATCTATTGAATGTCTGCCACATACTCATTATAGCCGTGGATGAGGTGAATCTCGAGCAATTTCATCTGATTAATGCAGCCCTACGCCTGCGTCCGCAATCACTTGGCAAAGGATTGGTTAAAGACTATCTGCCACATGTGCTATTTGTACGGACACGTGCCCAGCGGCAGCATTTTGAGCAAACTACACGTGAACGTCTGGATCAGCAACTAATTCAGCTATATTCCCAAACCGGATTGCATATATATCGTGGACGAGGCGAAACCCGTTGCCTTAATAGTCTAGTCATGCCGGAGATTAATGGCAATGGAGCCACGGTTTTTCATCCCAATCTTGGCGAGGTTGTGCGTCAGTTTCGTGAGCGTGTTTTGGGCACTACGCGATCGTCGGCCATGTGCCAGGGCAATGACTTTAGCGAGACCATGTGGTTTGAAATGCTAGCCGAAAGTTTTCGCAAGGGAACCCAGCACTTTGAGAAGATTTATGCGGATCTAAAGGTTCGCCATCTCGACGCATGGAAGCAGAGGCGCAATGACAGTTGGCGCAATTTCGGATGCGGCGATTGTTAA